The Cytophagales bacterium genome includes a window with the following:
- a CDS encoding dihydroorotase: MKTILIVNANIVNEGKIFNSDLLIKDGFIHRIDKQIAEKADITINAEGKFVLPGIIDDQVHFREPGLTHKADIYSESKAAVAGGVTSYFEMPNTTPRALTQQLLEEKYHIAARRSLANYSFYMGTSNDNIEEALKTDPSTVCGIKIFMGSSTGNMLVDDEKTLKRLFDKAPLLIATHCEDEKTILRNLKKYEKKYGENIPVKCHPEIRSVDACFKSSSFAVNLAKQYGTRLHILHISTEEELALFENNIPLEVKNITAEVCVHHLWFDNSDYDDLGTRIKCNPAIKEARHKKALLKALLDDRLDIIATDHAPHTIDEKQNYYKDAPSGIPLIQDSLNIMLEFYQQRKITLEKIVEKMCHAPAICFNIDKRGFIREGFWADLVIVDLNASRKVKKENIYYKCGWSPFDGKLFSSGITHTIVSGHLVYDNGKFDESGKGMRLEFDNK; this comes from the coding sequence ATGAAAACAATCCTGATCGTAAACGCAAATATAGTAAATGAAGGGAAAATATTCAATTCAGACCTATTAATAAAAGATGGGTTCATTCACAGAATTGATAAGCAAATTGCTGAAAAGGCTGACATTACGATCAATGCCGAAGGTAAATTCGTGCTTCCGGGCATTATTGACGATCAGGTTCATTTCAGGGAACCCGGTCTTACACACAAAGCCGACATCTATAGTGAATCAAAAGCAGCCGTAGCCGGAGGTGTTACCAGCTACTTCGAAATGCCCAATACTACGCCTCGCGCTTTAACACAACAACTGCTGGAAGAGAAATACCACATTGCTGCCAGGAGATCGTTAGCCAACTATTCCTTCTACATGGGCACATCTAACGACAATATTGAAGAAGCGCTAAAAACCGATCCTTCCACTGTCTGCGGCATTAAAATTTTTATGGGTTCATCTACCGGAAATATGCTGGTTGATGATGAAAAAACCTTAAAAAGACTATTCGATAAAGCCCCATTGCTTATTGCTACCCATTGTGAAGACGAAAAAACTATATTAAGGAATCTTAAAAAATACGAAAAAAAATACGGGGAAAACATACCTGTAAAATGCCATCCTGAAATAAGAAGTGTAGATGCCTGTTTCAAATCTTCCTCATTTGCTGTAAACTTAGCAAAACAATATGGCACCCGGCTGCACATATTACATATTTCAACAGAAGAGGAATTAGCGCTTTTTGAAAACAATATTCCACTCGAAGTAAAGAATATTACAGCAGAAGTGTGTGTCCATCACCTTTGGTTTGATAATAGTGATTATGATGATCTGGGAACACGAATTAAATGTAATCCCGCAATTAAAGAAGCAAGACACAAAAAGGCTTTACTCAAAGCATTATTAGATGACAGGTTAGACATTATCGCTACCGACCATGCTCCACACACCATAGACGAAAAACAAAACTACTACAAAGATGCGCCTTCGGGAATTCCCCTGATACAAGATTCATTAAATATTATGCTGGAATTTTATCAACAGAGAAAAATAACCCTTGAGAAAATAGTGGAAAAAATGTGCCATGCACCGGCAATTTGTTTTAATATCGACAAAAGGGGCTTTATTCGTGAAGGATTTTGGGCGGACCTTGTAATCGTAGATCTAAACGCATCCAGGAAAGTAAAAAAAGAAAATATTTACTATAAATGCGGGTGGTCTCCTTTTGATGGAAAACTTTTTTCTTCCGGTATCACTCATACGATCGTATCAGGCCACCTCGTCTATGATAACGGGAAATTCGATGAATCCGGGAAAGGAATGAGACTTGAGTTTGATAATAAATAA